The DNA window TTAAGCCCCGCCACGGGCGCATTGTCGGGTACCACGCGCATGGCATGCTGGATGTTCTTGACGGACTGCTGTTGTAGCGTGTAGCCGGCCAGGAACAGGGCCAGGGTGAACATGCACACCACCCCCATCGACACGATGGCCGAGACGGTTGAAGAGGTCAGGAGCACCATGGCCAGAATAATGTGGGAGGCTGCAttggagaggagagaaaagagtgAGATTGATTGAAATGTCGACCGTCGGTGATGTCAGATTGATTGGGTTGTTTATGTACTTTGGGTTGGCCGCGCGACTATCGATAAGCTGGCTTGGCACGGGACcgacttctttttctctccacaAACCTCAACTTCACCATTTCAAGACTCTCTGCAATGGCTTCCCATCGCGCCGACGCCAGTGCATTTCTCGACAATCGGGGCTACACGGGCCCCCTGGTCCGGGGCGTCAACCCGATCACGCTCTTCGAGAAAGCCGTGCGCGACCGCATCACCGACTCCTACTACTGGAAAGAACAATGCTTCGGCCTCAACGCCGCCACGCTGTGCGACCGCGCCACCGAATTGACCTCCCTCGGCGGCACATACGGCGTTTCCGAAAAACCCGCGCCCTTTTTGTGCCTTGCGTTCAAGCTGCTGCAACTCAGCCCCGAGCGAGACGTGATCCTCGAGTACCTCCACTTCAGCGACCCGggcagcgacgacgaggctgaagctgccgagccGGAAAACGGGGTTGTCAAGGAGCGCGGGGATTTCAAATATCTGCGCGCACTAGCTGCGTTCTATGTTCGGCTCACTTTTGATGCTGTGGACGTGTACAAGACACTGGAGCCGTTGCTGCTTGACTATCGGAAATTGAAGCGCAGGGTCCGAGATACCTTTGTGCTCACGTATATGGATCAGTTTGTCGATGACCTGCTTACCAAGGACCGTGTCTGCGGTACCAGTCTGTGGAAACTGCCGGCACGACAACAGTTGGAGGACTTGGAGTTGTTGGATGAGCGGATTAGTCCGTTGCAGGATGAGTTGGAGGAATTGGATCGAGAAAGTAATGCAGAGGATCGCGAGGAGAGCAGAGAGAGGAGTGAGGAAGGGTCTGCACGGGGTCgagacgatggcgaagattGAACACTCCGACCTTGGCTCAATTTTCCATCTACGCACCCTCAGTGTCATCGGCATGTTTCCGTCGTCATGGAAGCAACAGCTGATTCCACGCGCCGGCTGATCCAGTGCCAACCAAGCACTCAGCCTAGCCGACATATTTTGACATATGATGCATTCGTTGACTCGAACATGAGTTAACTAGCGTCGGCTCTTGTTATCGACAACGTGGTGTGACTTTGCACACCATGATATTTTACGGCTGTTTCTGGCGTGCTTCATGTTACTATAGCCATCCTTGGAACCTTTGCATATCCATGGTTCCTTTCCTGGCGCGCCTGCACAAGTTGTATGTACAAAAGCTTTGCCGAGACAGATCCCTGATCTCGAATGGACTGCCGCGGCAATTCCGAAATGACATGATGAAATCACGTTTATATATACAGTATCCCCAAAATCTTGCACCTAAAACCCTTGCTGGCGATGCCACTTCTCCTCCCAATTCCTAAACCACGGACTGTCGTCCAAGGTTGCAACCTCCCAGTTCTTCGGCACCAGCCCCTTAtcctcctgctcctgagCCCATTCCTCCAACTTCGGAAGCACCACATGGTGAACATGCCACGTTCCCTTATACTCCATAAagctcttctttccctctttcaGAACCTTAGCAACAATAGCCGGCACCCCAGGCTCATCACGAAATTCCACAAGTGGCGTGAACAGCGCCTTGAAGTTGAATACAACAGCCCCGGAAAGAGGAAGACGTCGCAAGGTCTGCCAATCCACGCGCAATGTACATTCGTCAATGCGCAGATTGGGATCCTGCTTTCGTCTTTCCTCTTCGAGCGGGTCGCCAGGTGCCATGTACAGCGGCTCTCCAACTTCGAGGCCCCATGAGCCTCGCTGGATGGGCTTTTCGGTCGGCATTTTGGTGAAGAATCTGTATTTGTCAGAAAATTGCCTTTGAAGAGACATCACACAAACGTACCGGTCCATGGAGAACTGCATTTTCTCCTTGTAATCCGGAATCGGTGAGTGAATCTCATGCAACTGGCGGTCAATCTTCGAGGCCACGTTCCATCCGAGGGCTGAGCAGATCACCGCGGCTCGGAGGATATAGAAGCCCGTCTTGTCATCACGCAGCATGAGTGCAAAATCCTCCGGCACGttgtcgaggaggatttCGAGCGGAGGCTTTGCCCTGATATCCTGCTCCGTTCCGAGAATGCGGTTGTGCAGCACGCGGTTGTCCACGAGTGAGAAGTAATGCGGATATCGCGCGCAGATGAATTGCAGCACAATCTCCATCAACTCCTTGCAGGCTAGCTCGGAACCAGGAAGAGAATTCAGAACTGCTTTGCCTTCCTTAGCGTATAGTTCCTTGCGCTGGGCGATGCGGCTCTTGTACGTTTTCTCGAGTTCGATCCACCAGTCGGTGTCTAGCTTTGTGAGGGCTGTATCAGGGTAATTAATGTCTGTTCTAAGTGGATACTCTCAGTTGAGAGAAGAACTTGACATACACATGGTCTGATGATAGGCCCATCTAAACGGACGATATGGTCTGGATATTGCCTTGTTAATATCAAACTGGGGGTAAGGACTGGGCAGCGGAACGCCGCTAAGCGTGGCATAGTCGGGAAAGTCGCCTAGGGCTTTGACTTCTTGTATCGAGAACCCGGTTGGAGTGTAAAGGTTGCCAGGGCTTGTTCTATAATCTGCCTTCATCGGCAAAACCTGTCGTGatacttcttcctcgcttACCTCCTGCCAGGGCACGACATCGCTCTTCACGTCGGCGAGGGCTGCTCTGCGTTGGGGCGGCAAGGCACTGTTGTAGCTTATGGGCGAGCTGGGTTGGGGCTTGTCAGG is part of the Penicillium psychrofluorescens genome assembly, chromosome: 4 genome and encodes:
- a CDS encoding uncharacterized protein (ID:PFLUO_006016-T1.cds;~source:funannotate), whose translation is MASHRADASAFLDNRGYTGPLVRGVNPITLFEKAVRDRITDSYYWKEQCFGLNAATLCDRATELTSLGGTYGVSEKPAPFLCLAFKLLQLSPERDVILEYLHFSDPGSDDEAEAAEPENGVVKERGDFKYLRALAAFYVRLTFDAVDVYKTLEPLLLDYRKLKRRVRDTFVLTYMDQFVDDLLTKDRVCGTSLWKLPARQQLEDLELLDERISPLQDELEELDRESNAEDREESRERSEEGSARGRDDGED
- a CDS encoding uncharacterized protein (ID:PFLUO_006017-T1.cds;~source:funannotate) — encoded protein: MDQLLSPENIWRLSLFLVAATGLSYALNRSFGKALLSRVTLRGRRDSTAKTPPRSFSPDKPQPSSPISYNSALPPQRRAALADVKSDVVPWQEVSEEEVSRQVLPMKADYRTSPGNLYTPTGFSIQEVKALGDFPDYATLSGVPLPSPYPQFDINKAISRPYRPFRWAYHQTMSLTKLDTDWWIELEKTYKSRIAQRKELYAKEGKAVLNSLPGSELACKELMEIVLQFICARYPHYFSLVDNRVLHNRILGTEQDIRAKPPLEILLDNVPEDFALMLRDDKTGFYILRAAVICSALGWNVASKIDRQLHEIHSPIPDYKEKMQFSMDRFFTKMPTEKPIQRGSWGLEVGEPLYMAPGDPLEEERRKQDPNLRIDECTLRVDWQTLRRLPLSGAVVFNFKALFTPLVEFRDEPGVPAIVAKVLKEGKKSFMEYKGTWHVHHVVLPKLEEWAQEQEDKGLVPKNWEVATLDDSPWFRNWEEKWHRQQGF